The genomic window ttcttatggaaaaagtttcttttttgAAAGTTAGCGGGGTGTTAGGGGATTATCTTTTCTACTACTTTTTCCAAGTTACAAAACTCGTTCGATTTATGCCGATATATGTTCCATTATACTTTAGGCTTGTTCCGTGAAGTAACACTGCATTGTAAAGGTTAAGGGGactattttgtttgttactgaatATTACTAAAATGTCTAGCCCTGaaaatatggatttttttttttttttttttttctcagaggcacccgagttgcgcgaagagtgaaaccaaatctacctatcgaactgtcaaactgtctacctatcgagcagaccagcaaaacaaataggggctattttcgaagacgaaggagaacaatcattcaaagaagcaaatgcaaatatataggttatgatcctgttgcattcaagtatcaaaaccaattcaagacaatttcaatatcgagttagggagagttaactgtaccgtcaagctaccattcaccgtgcatttaagaaaaatttgcacttcaaaaaaatataaaactattccaaataatttgaagcgtactagaataccactacgtagcgggcaattatataataattcagggaaaaatctaaaactagtgatgcataacaaaaaattagtcaaaaattatgtttgaaaatgtcatgttaaggtcgcctcgtaccgttctatgtgtcaccatttaccgtgcgtatagttttcgtcatgatttgattttgtatcttgaagaaacgttgttaatggagcaactatgttgctagtagtgtgcgcattcatttttaagagtattcaaatcttcatttacaataaaaactatacaaagtttaaaaattggctaaattattattttttaattaaaatcgttataggaggtttgactgtattgtccaaaccattccatattcacttaaattctaaatatgaagtagtttaatgacgacataacaataaactaatattatcgcataatttcatgccttttacactatacACGGTAATAGgatccatatatattgaaaaggatccattcaccgtgcatttgggtttcgactgaaacacaataaaaattctaatttgcattaaatctcattgctcatacgatgaaatacatcttactaataatatccacagtgaaaacttgttgaaattttgaaaaatttcatactctatcgttaaaataaaaaatgtgattttttggcgtttctactaagattgTTGCAATATCtcgttatcaaacagaattcacatgattttgtctacataaactaggtttttcaaaaattatttgtggcaaaaactagttcgtttcatcagttttatcttattttgctgaccaaagaatgatttgtgaaaattgtatgaatattctgtaggaatttgtatatgtgcacggtgaatggaggccgcacggtgactggtgacttaacggtatataggttatgatcctgttgcatttaagtctcaaaaacaattcaagacaattttacgaAGTATTGACAGTTCCAgattaataactatgaaagatttagcagttaaaagaaaacggtttgcgtttgcaggagttccaagttcgataatattgatgtattatctgattgaggttgagcataacttatgaaaatgaatgaaagcatcaaagttattgatcaaaaagattatgttttgttgttggcaaaatatggTTTCATTTGCGAAAGTCAAATTCCTTTACAACCCTGTTTTGCAgttacgtcaaaaatcacacattttcatgattatctcagaaatctgccataggatCCTCATAATTGTGTTTGGCACGCGACGAGAGAAtccagtactgacccgattttgtcagccaatttcagatttgtcaaaaattggtatcgtcatgttttaccacgtaccctctttaaaagtccatgtaaccatgtcgaaatttgaaaaacgggaacaaaataaaatgacccgatttggtcagcctaaaattcatcgaggggctgacaaaatcgggtccttactgtagtagggctgtcctttgtttaattattgacatactagaagttgcttgaaaacaccccattttacggtagacATTTCATCATCCACTTTCAATACATTTCAATGAAACTGATTTGTTCAAAGTCATAAATGCTTGTTGTGGTTTGTAGATTCGAAGCTTGgaaatgttcgttcaaaacgattttccccggtgaccttctcaaattcccggtttttttcccgtcggtggattcaaattcccgtctctCACCCGGTTCGGTGATTCGTTTTCCCTTCGTTTCGTTTCGGGTGCGCGAACACAATTCCAGtgcttgtaaatattgattgGCAACCGCATCCATTTCTCATAAGGTACAGTGTGGAACATGATGAAATATTTGTTCGTCCATCGCATTGTGGAACCGAGCGAGGCAAACTAAGAAGTTCTAACGCAATCCTAATGGAATTTGATGAGTGGTAATAGGTAATAGGGAGTGGTACGACGAGCGTTCCGTACCTGACACTGAAGTCCGGAGTTGAGATGCATGCACGTGAGATTGGTATGGAAAGATGCACGCACTGGATTTCACCGGCGTGGCATCATAgcggttgttgttttcgaaccgaCCGAAGTACAACAAGTAAGTAACAACAGTAGTGCCACCCCGGGAAATGACAGTGCTGACTAGACTAGACtatgtatgtatatatatatattggcaTTTTATGGTGTCTTCCAATCGGAGACGAGAATTTTCTCCCCAAGCCACGCCACCGCCGGACTGCAAAAGCGTGTAGTGCTTGTCCCATTAGATTACCCTTGCTTTTAGTGTGTGAACATTTGTCGTATCAACTCCTTGATGAGTgtgtttggtggccctgaaaagggccgttttgaaGAGCGAAACTTTGGAATGCGATTTAACCTCCGAAACCGTACAGGGTGCGTCCCTGACGCTTCAGAGCGTAGACAACATCCATAGCGGTAACGGTTTTTACGCTTGGCGTGTTCAGTGTAGGTAACGGCATCACGGATGACGTTTTCCCAGGAACACCTTCAACACACCACGAGTTTCCTCGTAGATAAGTCCGGAGATACGCTTGACTCCTCCACGACGAGCCAGACGACGGATTGCGGGCTTGGTGATACCCTGGATGTTAtcacgcaaaaccttgcgatgacgcttGGCGCCTCCTTTTCCGAGTCCTTTGCCTCCCTTGCCACGGCCGGTCATTTTGGATGAATTTGGTTCTGTGTTCGACGACGGTAGTACTGGAACTGATGGCTGCGCCAATTTcatttcattaaattcattttattttcattttggatttttgtacaaaattatttttacatgtAAGGGTTTGACCCGAAGGGGTccttcaactttgtttgtaatGGTTTTTGCTTGGCTGGTTTTGATATTGTGGTGTTACCCTAGTTTTTCTTGGCCTTATGGGCTctggtaatttttataaaaagagaatttgataacctaactaACTATTTACACTACaagaaaaatttgataacctagggggGAACGAGGTCCCGGATGACCTGCTGGTCCGATTGATGGCAACGAGCCCTAAATCTGCCGATCGAGTCACCAAAGCGCTCCTCTAGTGTTTGATCTCGGCCAGACGGTGGACCTCGGTTGTCCTCGTTCTCGGAGGACTATTGAGGATCATCCGGAGGAACTTATTTTGGGTCCTCTGGAGCCTCAGATGGTGGGTTTTAGCGCAACTCTCCCAGATTGGTACGCCATAttcaattactggaagaatgacctgttttgtaaacagcaagcttATTCTTCAGAGACAGAGTTGACTTCCGGTTGATCAGGGGGTACAATGCTTTGAGCAAGATGTTGCTTTTAGTGACCGTTTTGTCAACCTGctgtctgaagagaagcttgctgTCTAACGTTAGCCCAAGGTAGTCGGCTGCATCAGaccattccaccgttgatccaccgagggtgattttacaatcctcagccggaacaagtctgggggatttggaataggggaagaggatgacctgggtcttcgcTGCGTTGATACAGATCTTCCAGCTGTTCAAATAATCTGACAAGACGTTCAGGCCTCTCTGGAGTCGAGATGTTAGTGCTCTCGTGAATCTGGCCGCTTGTAGACGACTGATGTGTCGTCAGCGAACAGTGACAGAGAGCCGCCTTCAGGGAGCTGAGGCATGTCCGAGGTGAACAGGTTGTATAGTAGGGGACCTAAAATACTGCCCTGTGGGACACCTGCGGGGATGTTGTGAGGGTCTGAGTTGACTCCATTAAGGGAAACCCTGAACGTCCTGTTAAACAGatagtttttgatgattttcaccaaataggtgggaagattgtatcggtgcagcttgtacaccaggccgtcgtgccagacgttgtcgaatgctttttcaacatcgagcaaCGCCATGGCGGAGGATTTGGCAAGGGACTTGTTCCGCCTGAGGATGTTGGTTACTCGAGTCAGTTGGTGCACGGTTGAACGACCGCGTCGAAAGCCAAACTGTTCCTCGAGCAAGATGTTGTTTTGATCGGCTGCCGAAAGCAG from Aedes aegypti strain LVP_AGWG unplaced genomic scaffold, AaegL5.0 Primary Assembly AGWG_AaegL5_hic_scaff_2344_PBJ_arrow, whole genome shotgun sequence includes these protein-coding regions:
- the LOC110681011 gene encoding LOW QUALITY PROTEIN: histone H4-like (The sequence of the model RefSeq protein was modified relative to this genomic sequence to represent the inferred CDS: deleted 2 bases in 2 codons); translated protein: MTGRGKGGKGLGKGGAKRHRKVLRDNIQGITKPAIRRLARRGGVKRISGLIYEETRGVLKVFLENVIRDAVTYTEHAKRKTVTAMDVVYALKRQGRTLYGFGG